A stretch of Homo sapiens chromosome 12, GRCh38.p14 Primary Assembly DNA encodes these proteins:
- the TAS2R10 gene encoding taste receptor type 2 member 10 — MLRVVEGIFIFVVVSESVFGVLGNGFIGLVNCIDCAKNKLSTIGFILTGLAISRIFLIWIIITDGFIQIFSPNIYASGNLIEYISYFWVIGNQSSMWFATSLSIFYFLKIANFSNYIFLWLKSRTNMVLPFMIVFLLISSLLNFAYIAKILNDYKTKNDTVWDLNMYKSEYFIKQILLNLGVIFFFTLSLITCIFLIISLWRHNRQMQSNVTGLRDSNTEAHVKAMKVLISFIILFILYFIGMAIEISCFTVRENKLLLMFGMTTTAIYPWGHSFILILGNSKLKQASLRVLQQLKCCEKRKNLRVT, encoded by the coding sequence ATGCTACGTGTAGTGGAAGGCATCTTCATTTTTGTTGTAGTTAGTGAGTCAGTGTTTGGGGTTTTGGGGAATGGATTTATTGGACTTGTAAACTGCATTGACTGTGCCAAGAATAAGTTATCTACGATTGGCTTTATTCTCACCGGCTTAGCTATTTCAAGAATTTTTCTGATATGGATAATAATTACAGATGGATTTATACAGATATTCTCTCCAAATATATATGCCTCCGGTAACCTAATTGAATATATTAGTTACTTTTGGGTAATTGGTAATCAATCAAGTATGTGGTTTGCCACCAGCCTCAGCATCTTCTATTTCCTGAAGATAGCAAATTTTTCCAACTACATATTTCTCTGGTTGAAGAGCAGAACAAATATGGTTCTTCCCTTCATGATAGTATTCTTACTTATTTCATCGTTACTTAATTTTGCATACATTGCGAAGATTCTTAATGATTATAAAACGAAGAATGACACAGTCTGGGATCTCAACATGTATAAAAGTGAATACTTTATTAAACAGATTTTGCTAAATCTGGgagtcattttcttctttacacTATCCCtaattacatgtatttttttaatcatttcccTTTGGAGACACAACAGGCAGATGCAATCGAATGTGACAGGATTGAGAGACTCCAACACAGAAGCTCATGTGAAGGCAATGAAAGTTTTGATATCTTTCATCATCCTCTTTATCTTGTATTTTATAGGCATGGCCATAGAAATATCATGTTTTACTGTGCGAGAAAACAAACTGCTGCTTATGTTTGGAATGACAACCACAGCCATCTATCCCTGGGGTCACTCATTTATCTTAATTCTAGGAAACAGCAAGCTAAAGCAAGCCTCTTTGAGGGTACTGCAGCAATTGAAGTGctgtgagaaaaggaaaaatctcagAGTCACATAG